From the Acidicapsa ligni genome, one window contains:
- a CDS encoding ThiF family adenylyltransferase — protein sequence MKLRVNESTWNSFIDALRMRSDVETAGIILAERLKGGQVLFVRNMIEIPDEGYLIRRGDHIRLDPVTLNRIIRPARDSGLSIITVHTHPGTTRPWFSKADDAGDARLMPSLLNQMTGPHGSMVIAGSTGLPIGRVWSDAGGPSELEVRLVGSMIRTPAPVIREQTDSPCFSRQRLALGKAGQDVLRDLHVVIVGLGGTGSVVFCQLAHLGVRRITVVDGDRVEASNLSRILGATARDIGHTWKVDVAARYAEQLGLGTEVTCIRGHLGKDVLSEDLEGGDMVLSCVDRHLPRALLNRLSYEKCIPLIDMGTAFRVDAEGRITNGVGRVVIVGPTRPCLACWGHIDPNRIRIEALSEHDRAREVADGYIQGAEVPQPSVVAFNTTVAGAAVVELLRLVTGFSGTDDPPMRLSFDFETGTVRRNRLSQGVSCRICLPEAIPQDTLKLDLSDNQRDLGLQADQGIS from the coding sequence ATGAAACTACGTGTAAATGAATCGACTTGGAATTCTTTCATCGACGCCCTTCGCATGCGGAGTGACGTTGAAACGGCGGGCATCATCCTCGCCGAGCGGCTAAAGGGCGGTCAGGTGCTTTTCGTGCGTAACATGATTGAGATACCAGATGAAGGGTATCTGATTAGACGAGGGGATCACATTCGACTAGATCCTGTGACATTGAACCGGATCATAAGACCAGCCCGAGACTCCGGTCTATCGATAATCACAGTTCACACGCATCCTGGCACAACTCGCCCGTGGTTTTCAAAAGCTGACGATGCCGGTGATGCACGGCTGATGCCCTCGCTGCTCAATCAGATGACCGGGCCCCACGGCTCAATGGTTATCGCTGGCAGCACGGGGCTTCCTATCGGACGAGTGTGGTCTGACGCGGGAGGTCCATCCGAACTTGAGGTGCGGCTCGTTGGCAGCATGATCCGCACGCCTGCGCCTGTAATAAGAGAGCAGACCGACTCTCCCTGCTTTTCCAGACAAAGACTTGCTCTCGGTAAGGCCGGGCAAGATGTCCTTAGAGACCTGCACGTCGTCATCGTAGGTTTAGGGGGGACCGGTTCCGTAGTTTTTTGTCAGCTCGCCCATCTGGGTGTCCGGCGCATTACAGTTGTTGACGGAGATCGCGTCGAGGCTTCCAATCTGAGCCGAATTCTTGGCGCTACCGCTCGCGACATCGGACACACATGGAAAGTGGACGTTGCTGCCCGCTATGCCGAACAGCTCGGCCTTGGAACTGAAGTGACGTGTATCCGGGGTCATTTGGGCAAGGATGTGCTTTCTGAGGATCTTGAGGGGGGCGATATGGTGCTGTCCTGCGTTGATCGACACTTGCCACGAGCTTTGCTCAATCGACTCTCTTATGAGAAATGCATTCCGCTGATCGACATGGGGACCGCATTTCGAGTAGATGCAGAAGGTCGTATCACCAACGGGGTAGGCCGTGTCGTTATTGTCGGACCTACTCGACCATGCCTTGCGTGTTGGGGGCATATAGACCCAAACCGCATCCGTATAGAGGCCCTATCTGAACATGATCGTGCGCGGGAGGTAGCAGACGGATACATACAAGGAGCCGAAGTTCCTCAGCCAAGCGTGGTGGCGTTCAATACCACCGTAGCCGGGGCCGCAGTGGTGGAACTGCTTCGACTCGTTACAGGGTTTTCCGGCACAGATGATCCGCCAATGCGGCTCAGCTTTGACTTTGAAACAGGAACTGTGCGCAGAAATCGCCTCTCGCAGGGTGTTAGTTGTAGGATTTGCTTGCCTGAAGCTATTCCTCAAGACACACTGAAGTTAGATCTTTCAGATAACCAAAGGGATTTAGGTCTCCAGGCAGATCAAGGAATTAGCTAA
- a CDS encoding E2/UBC family protein → MVISDYELPAGFTPNRVNLLVKLPPGFPDAAPDMFWVHPEVRAPNGAVPKATSPEPLLGKNWQRFSWHLVPGAWKPGVSELRDFLRCIYSRFLRLD, encoded by the coding sequence GTGGTCATTTCCGACTACGAGCTCCCGGCGGGCTTCACCCCAAACCGCGTCAACCTCCTTGTAAAGCTCCCGCCAGGATTCCCTGATGCAGCGCCGGACATGTTTTGGGTTCACCCCGAAGTGAGGGCTCCTAATGGTGCGGTTCCAAAGGCAACTTCGCCAGAACCTCTCCTTGGTAAAAACTGGCAGCGCTTCTCCTGGCATCTGGTACCCGGTGCATGGAAACCAGGGGTGAGCGAACTGCGCGACTTCCTTCGTTGCATCTATTCCCGTTTTCTCCGATTGGACTGA